GCACAATTGATCGCCAACAACAATAATTACGAAATTGCCGAGACATTTTTCAATTCGGTGTTCTGCAGCCAGTTCCAGCACGCACATATTCACGATAGCCACATTTTTGTGAAGTCCTCTCGCGCACTGGACGACAAACCCCTGCGAGATTACAGCATCTACATCAGCTACAGCGGTCGCGATGGGCTGGCGGCGATGATCGAAGACATCCTCGCCGACTACAGCTTTTCCATCCCCTGGGAAGATATGGCGCGGGATGTAGCCAATATCTGCACAAGCCTCCGCGAAGGTCCACTGGCCGACAAACTGACCGAGGAAGACGACGAGCAGCGGCTGCGGGTGGATATGCTGGAATCGGTTTTTTATCGCAACAAGGCCGCCTACCTGGTGGGACGCCTTATGTTCGCCGGGGAGGTCATTCCGCTGATCCTGCCCTGCCTCAACAATGGCCGCGGCAACATTTTTGTGGATACGCTGATCCACGACAACGATTCCGCCAGCATCATTTTCAGTTTTACGCGCTCCTACTTTATGGTGGATGCGCCCATCCCTTCGCGGTTCGTGCGCTTCCTTTCCACCATCATGCCGCTGAAGGAAAAATCCGAGCTGTACAATTCCATCGGCTTCCACAAGCACGGCAAAACCGAGTTCTATCGCCATATTCTGGCGCACATGAAGGTGAGTAACGACAAATTCATCATTGCACCCGGGATCAAGGGCATGGTGATGAGCGTGTTTACCCTCCCCTCCTACCCGGTGGTATTCAAGGTCATCAAGGACAAGTTCGATAACCCCAAGACAGTCACCGAAGAAATCGTCCGGGAAAAGTACAAATTTGTATCCCGTGCCGACCGGGTTGGGCGCATGGCCGATACCCAGGAGTACACCAACTTCATTTTTTACCGCAACCGCTTCAGTGACGAGCTGTTGCACGAGCTACAGACGCTGGCGCCTTCCAAGCTCCACATGGATGACAAATGGGTCATCATCAAGCACCTGTATGTGGAGCGGCGCATGGAGCCCCTCAACCTGTATCTGGACCAGGCGGATGAGCAGCAGACCATCGATGCCATGGAAGAGTACGGCAACGCCATCAAACAGCTGGCCGCGGCGGATATCTTTCCCGGCGATATGCTGCTGAAGAACTTCGGCGTCACGCGCCACGGCCGCGTGGTGTTTTACGATTACGATGAACTCTGCCCGCTCACCGAATGCAATTTTCGCAAGATTCCCGAGCCCCGTACGGCAGAGCAGGAACTGGCCGACCGCCCCTGGTATACGGTAGCGGAGGCGGATGTCTTCCCGGAGGAGTTCCGCCTGTTTTTCTCCGGCAACCCGGTGGCCCGCAACGCCTTTGAAGCCCAGCACAGCGACCTTTACGACTACCGCTACTGGCAACGCCTGCAGGAACGGATTCGCGCAGGCCGCGTGGAGAGCACCTTCCCCTACCGCCGCAAGGTGCGTTTTCACCGCATTCCCATCAAACGCGGGCACACGCAAAGGCCGCCCGGGGGCAACGAGGGCGGCACGCCTGCTGCCGGCAGCTAATCACCGGCTATAGTTACAAGAGCGGTTTGGTACCGATGGAGGTAAGAAGTGCGGTATTTCGGCTGTGGCGCCCTGAGCGTCGTCGTGACGATGTGGAGCCTGTCCCTGAGTGGCTGCGGCTACCTGCCCAGTGAAATGGATGCAGGAGCCAAAACCAGCAAGTCACCAGAACCGGGGGCCGCCGCGGGTGTTGTTGTACACACCGCCAACTGCGAAACCCGCGCCAAGGGCTTCAAGCTGCTCAACTTTGACGACCTTTATACGGTCACCGGGGACCCCCGCGAGCCGTTCCGCCCCGCGCAGAACCTGCCGGATACATACGACGTGCAAGCCTACCTGTGGGGCTACGACAATTGCCTGCAAAAAGGCAACTGCCAGCACGGCGACCACTACTGGATGATCAAACGCGGGCCGGAAGACGATTTTTCCACCTGGGTGGTCACACCGCAGTTCCCCCGCATTACCATCGAATCCCGCTGCAAGGACCAGCTGAAAATCGGCAAGCGCTATCGGCTGTCCATCAAAAACGGCAAGCTGGTCGGGCTCAGCCGAAACTGAGCGCCTCACACGTCTGCTTTTTTCAGGTATCGGTAAATCGCATCCTGCGAACGCACGCTGCGCTTCGCTTTTGAATTGGCGATGCGGCTGTTGCTCTGGTCCGCATCCAGTACCCGCGCTTTCTGGTTGTCCTGCCACTGCAGCTCGAGAATATCCAGCACGGTTTTCCGGTGCGCTGCGCACAACAGAGGAAAAGTGACTTCCACCCGGTGGTCCAGGTTCCGGGTCATCAGGTCTGCCGATGACAGATACACCTGGGTATCCCCACCGTTGTGAAAGGCATAGACCCGCGCGTGCTCCAGGTATTTATCCACCAGGCTCAACACCTGGATGTTGTCAGACAGCCCCCGGGTCTGGCACAGCAGGGCGCACATACTGCGCACAATGATTCTCACACGCACCCCCGCCGCATCGGCGCGGTACAGGTGCTCGATCACCTCAGAATCCACCAGGTTATTGCACTTGATAATAATTTCCGCGGGCTCACCCGCTACGGCCGCGGTAATCTCCCGCTCGATACACGCCAGAATATTGGGCCGGTTGCTATGGGGCGACATCCACACGTGGTGATAGTCCGGCTGTAAATGTGGCTGCTTGATGAAATCGAATACCCGGTAGGCATCTTCACCCAGCTTGTCATCGCTCGTCAGCAGGCTGAAGTCGCAGTAAAAACGCGCGGTGCTCTCGTTAAAATTACCGGTGCCAAAGTGGCTGTAATAGCGATCGCGCCCGCCCTCTTCACGCAGGATAGAAATCAGCTTGCAGTGCACCTTCAGGCCCGGCACCCCATAAATGACCTCGACGCCCGCATCGCTCAATTCGTTGGACCAGTGAATGTTGGCCTGCTCATCAAACCGCGCCTGCAGTTCCACCACCGCCGTGACCTGCTTCTGGTTGCGCACCGCATTGACCAGCGCCGCTACCACGCGCGAATTCTGCGCAACCCGGTACAGGTTGATACGGATTTCCCGCACCCTGGGGTCGATGGCCGCAGACGCCAGTAACTTGGTGATGACACGGAAGTCGTGGTACGGGTAATAGCACAGCCTGTCGCCCTCACGCAGCCAGTCAAAAATGTTGGCACTATCCGGAAGTGTGGGCAGTGGTTTGATCTTGCGGTAGGTGTGCTGCCGACTGTCGGCCGGGAAACGCATGAAATCCTTGGAGTTGTGGTAGCGCCCCCCGGGCGTATAGCTGTCGTAGCGCCCCATTTTCAGCTTTTTCTTGATCAGCTGCAGCAGTACTTCCGGCATGGTGGAGTCGTAAACCAGGCGTACCGGCTCTGCCTGCCTGCGCTTCTTCAGGGACTTCGCCACCCGATCGACAATATTCTGGGTAACGTGCTCACCCAGCTCGAGCTCTGCATCCCGACTGATTTTGAACGTATAAGCGGCGGCCTTGTCGATCGGCAGCACATAGCGGAACACATCCACCAGACACGCGCGGATCACATTATCGAGGACGATATACACCTTCTCGCGGTGCTTGTCCCGATGCGGGATGGCCACGAAGCGCGGCAGGATATCCGTAGGCAACTCCAGTCCGGCAAAGCGCAGACTGCCGTCTTCCAGCTCCAGATAGATCCCGAAGTAAATACTCGCTTCATTCAGCAGCGGCATGGTATCCCGGTCATCGATGAAAAACGGCTCCAGCTCCGGCAACACCTCGCGGTGGAAATATTCCTCTACATAGGCGCGCTGATTGTCGGTAAGCTGGCGTTCGTTGATCACATGAATGTCGTTTCGGCCCAGGTCTTCCAGCACCTTGTTGTAGGCATTGCCAAAGCGCGCCTGCAGGCGCAGCACCTTTTCATTGATCTGCCCCAGCAGGTCGGAGAATTGGTCTTTCCTCTTGCTGCCCTTGGTGAACGTGGCCAGTCGGCGAACATCGGCCACCCGCACCCGGTAAAACTCATCGAGATTGTTGGAGAAGATGCCAAGAAAGCGTACCCGCTCAATAATGGGCACGCTGTCGTCTTCAACTTCCTGCAGGACACGGGCGTTGAAGGAGAGCCAGCTGAGCTCCTTGGGGTACAGGGGAATGTCGTTTGCCATACTCTCTACTGCATTCTCCATGGAAAGGGATTCCGCGCGATTCACGCCGTGGTGGCAGTTGCCTGCTGGCAGAGCATGTCGCCGCTTGCGAAGGCATCGGTGCTTTAGAAAGCCATAGGTGATGACTGCATAGTTTGCTACATTTTTGTTACGAGAATTTGACAACCATAACCATGACCGCCGATACCGAAGCCACGCACGAACGTTACGCCGCCCTCGACCTGGGTTCCAACAGTTTTCATCTGTTGCTGGCAGAATTTCGCGAGCAGCGCATGGTGCGCCTGCACACCGACCGCGCCATGGTGCGTCTCGCCGAAGGCCTTGATCGCGAGTGCAACCTGGCGCCGGCGGTGGCGGAGCGCGCGCTGGAAGCCCTGCGCCGTTTCGCGCCCGTGATCCAGGACCTGCCACTGGAAAACGTGCGGGCGGTGGGCACCAATACGCTGCGGGCTGCGAGTTCCCGGGCGGACGGGTTTCTGGAAGCCGCCGAGTCCATCCTGGGCGCCCCCATCGAAATCATCTCGGGTATCGAAGAAGCGCGGCTGATCTATTCCGGGGTCATGGCCGCGGCAGAGGGCGCCCCCCAGCTGCGCTGTGTGGTGGATATTGGCGGCGGCTCGACGGAACTGGTGCGCGGGGTGGAACATCCCCGCCAGCTGCACAGCGTGAACATGGGCTGCGTAGGCTTCAACCGACGCTTTTTCGACAGCGGAAAAATCGATGCGGGCAAGCGCAACAATTTTATCCGCGCGCGCCGCGCCGCGCAGGCGGAGCTGCAGGAGCTACGGCATATGGCCGACGATGCCCTGGTTATGGGCGCCTCTGGCACGGTCAAATCCGTAGCGCGGGTACTGAATGACGGCGAGCTACTGCCCATTCAGCGCGACGCGCTCGATCGACTCGCGGACAAGGTGGCGAGCTGTAAAACCGTCGACGCCATCGGCCTGCCCCATCTCAACCCGGAAAGACGCCCGGTGTTTGCCGCCGGGCTGGCAATTCTGCACGGCATTTTTCGCGAGCTGGATATCCAGCAGATGCAGGTTTCGCCTTACGCCATCCGCGAGGGCATTGTGCATGACCTGGCGGGTCGCGCCGCCGGTGGCGATCGTCGCGCCGATACGGTGCTGGCCCTGATGGAGCACGGTGCCGTCGATCCCGAACAGGCCAGGCGGGTCGCCAATACGGCGTTGCAATTTCTCGGCCAGTTAAACCCCTATGCCCCGGTTTCCCAGCGGCGCCTGCTGCGCTGGGCCGCCGACCTGCACGAACTCGGCCTGGCGCTGTCCCACAGCAGCTTCCGCAAGCTCGGCGCCTACATGATCGAGCATGCGGACATGGCCGGGTTCAGTAAAAGCGAACAGGAAAACCTGGCGTACCTGGTGCGCAACCAGCGCGGCGACATCAAAGAAGTCAAAGAGCACTACGGTTTCCACCCCGGAACAGAGCTGCTACTGTGCCTGCGTCTGGCCTGTATCGTGCACCGGGACCATGTAGACCGCAGCATCGAAGGCCTTAGCCTGTCGGCAGACGGCCCCGGCTATCGCCTGCACGTTCCCGAAGACTGGATGTATCAGTATCCCGCCATCGAGGACCTGCTGGAGCTGGAGGTGGAATGCTGGGAAGACAAACAAATCAAACTGACGGTAAAACAGACTTAGGCGACCCGTGAGCAAAACCGACCCCAGCGCAACTTACCCCGATGCACTTTCCCTCAATGCACGCTCCCTCGACAAAGTGCACCTGCAGCACCGCTTCGCCGACCTGGGTGCGGTCTTCGGCACCCCCACCGCGCCCACCCCGCTGCGCGCGCCGCACACCATCCACGTGAACCCGTCGGTACTGGCACTGCTGGGCATCGACCCGCGCGAGGCAGACAGTGCCCAGTGGGCGCAGCTCGCCAGTGGCGCGCAACTATTTGCGGGCAGCGCCCCCTTCGCCATGAAATATACCGGTCACCAGTTCGGCGGCTATAACCCCGACCTCGGCGACGGCCGTGCACTTTTGCTCGGGGAAATCGAGTATCACGGCAAGCACTGGGACCTGCACCTGAAAGGCGCCGGTAAAACGCCCTACTCCCGCTTCGGCGATGGCCGCGCCGTATTGCGCTCCACCATTCGCGAGTATCTGGCCGGCGAGGCGTTAACCGCGCTCGGGATCCGCAGTACCCGTGCGCTGTGCATCGTAGGCAGTGACGAACCTGTGGCCCGGGAAACCATGGAGACCGGCGCCGCACTGATTCGCGTCGCCCGCACCCATATCCGCTTCGGCCATTTTGAATACCTGTTCTACACGCGCCAGCTGGAAGCCCAGAAGCAGCTGGTGCAGTTCGTCTGCGCACAGTTTTTGCCGGAGGTGAGTGACCAGCCCACGGCGGCGCAGGCCGAGGCCCTGTTGCGCTTCACCGTAAAGCGCAGCGCCGAGCTGGCCGCGGGCTGGCAATCGGTGGGCTTCGCCCACGGCGTACTGAACACCGACAATATGTCGATCATCGGTGATACGTTTGACTTCGGCCCCTACGGATTCCTCGACGACTACGAGCCGGGCTTCATCTGCAACCATTCAGATCACACCGGGCGTTACGCATTTGATGCGCAGCCCGGCGTGGTGCTGTGGAACCTGAACGCGCTGGCGCACGCGTTTTCCTCTCTGCTGGACACCGAGACACTGAAAGATTGCCTCGGCGAGTACCAGCCTCTGCTGATCACACACTATGCGAACTTGATGCGCGCGAAGCTGGGCCTGGCAATACACGACGAAAACGACCAGCAACTGTGCGCCGATCTGCTGCAGTTACTGGAGCAGGGACAGGCAGACTATTCGCTGTTTTTTCGCGCGCTGAGCCGCTATACCGGCGAGCGGCCGGCCGACGCACTGGCGGCACTGGTGGCTCCGGCACAACACCAGGCCCTGTCCGACTGGCTGCACCATTACGACCAGCGGCTGCAGAAAGAAACCCGGCCCGCCGAAGCGCGCCGGCACGCCATGCTGGGCACCAACCCCAAGTTCATCCTGCGCAACTATCTTGCGCAACGCGTGATTGAGGCAGCGCAGGCCGGCGACTACCAGCCCCTGGCCACCTTCTTTACGCTATTGCAGTCCCCATTCGAGGAACATCCCGGGTTTGATGACTGGGCTGCCGCACCGGCGGAATCCGGCAAGCACCTGCCGATCAGCTGCTCCTCGTGAGACCGGCGCCGGCCTGACGGTACAGGAACCGCTGGCGGTATATTTTCCTGCGCGGTGGTTTCGGCGAATTCCCGCGGCCTTTTCTTGCTGCACCATGACCCCAAGCATCTACACTAGAATGGAAGCCTCAGGGCAGAAATAGACCGAATATGGTGTTATGGTCACACCTTATTCTAGCGATGGACCTCTTATGAAAACTCTACTGCTTGCCATTACTGCATTACTCGTTTCTACCCAACTCGCCTTCGCTGATGTGGTCGGACGCTGGACGACCATCGACGACGAAACCGGACAGAAAAAGTCCATCGTCGAGATTTACGAACAGGGTGGCAAATACTACGGTCGCGTGGTCGACCTGCTGATGAAGCCGGACGACACCGTGTGTGACGCCTGCCCCGGCGATCGCAAGGGCAAACAGATTGTGGGTATGAACATCATCACCAACATGGTGAAAAAGGGCGACGTTTACGAGGGCGGCCAGATCCTCGATCCGGCCAAGGGCAAGGTGTACGACTGTAAAATGTGGGAGGAAGGCGGCAACCTGAAAGTCCGCGGCTACCTCGGCTTTTTCTACCGCACCCAGACCTGGTATCCGGCCAAGTAATCGATTCCGAGCCAGGCTCAGAAAATAAAAAAAGAGGGCAATATGCCCTCTTTTTTTATTACTGCGAGTGAGTGCGAAATTTTACTTCCGCTCCACCTCCACCCGGTCTACCTTCTGGAAACCGCGCGGCAATTTATTGCCACGCCGTCCACGCTCTCCCTGATAGTGCTCCAGCTCGGCAATCTTGATCTTGGTGTGGCGTTTGCCCGCATGAATCAGAAGCTGGTCTTTACCCTCCAGTACCGCAACCCCGACCACGATTTCCTCGCGGCTGGCAGCGCGGGCGGCGGGGATATTGATGATCTTGTTGCCCTTGCCCTTGGACAGCTCCGGCAATTCCGCTACCGGGAATACCAGCATGCGCCCCTCACTGGTAACCGCCGCGAGCAACGCATTTTCCGGATCTTCAATTTCCTGCGGCGGCAGTACGCGAGCGTTTTTCGGCAGGCTCAGCATGGCCTTGCCCGCCTTGTTGCGCGATTGCAGGTCGGCGTATTTGGCAATAAACCCGTAGCCGGCATCGGACGCCAGCAGCACTTTCTGTTCGTCGCCGCCCATCAGCAGGCCTTCAAAGGTCGCCCCTGACGGCGGGTTGATACGCCCGGACAGCGGCTCACCCTGACCCCGCGCCGACGGCAGGGTATGCGCGGCGATGGCGTAACTGCGCCCGGTGCTGTCGAGCAACAGCGCCGGCTGGTTGCTCTTGCCGCGGGCGGCATACTTGAAGCCGTCGCCGGCCTTATAGCTGAGGGATTCGGGGTCGATTTCGTGACCCTTGGCCTGGCGGATCCAGCCCTTGGCCGACAGTACCACGGTGATCGGATCGCTGGACAGCAGCTCGGTTTCACTGAAAGCGCGGGCTTCCTCACGCTCGACAATCGGCGAGCGGCGTTCATCCCCGAACTCGTCCGCGGCCGCCAGCAGCTCTTTTTTAATCAGGGTCTTGAGGCGACGGGCACTTTCCAGGGTCTTGGTGAGCATGTCGCGCTCTTTTTCCAGTTCCGCCTGCTCGCCGCGAATTTTCATTTCTTCGAGGCGCGCCAACTGGCGCAACTTGGTGTCGAGCACATATTCCGCCTGCACTTCCGACAGCTCAAAGCGGCGCATCAGCTCCTGCTTGGGCTCGTCATGGGTGCGGATGATCTCGATCACTTCATCAATGTTCAGGAACGCGATCAGCAAACCATCCAACAGGTGCAGGCGGCGCTCGACCTTGTCGAGCCGGAACTGCAGGCGCCGCCGTGTGGTGACGGTACGGAAGCTCAGCCACTCGGCGATGATCTTGTCCAGGGACTTCACCTGCGGGCGGCCGTCGATGCCAATCATGTTCAAGTTGACCCGGTAGCTCTTTTCCAGGTCCGTGGTGGCGAACAGGTGGTTCATCACCTGCTCCAGATCGACCCGGTTGGACTTGGGCACAATCACCAGGCGGGTGGGGTTTTCGTGATCCGACTCATCGCGCAGGTCGCTGACCATCGGCAGCTTCTTGGCCTGCATCTGTGCAGCAATCTGCTCCAGCACCTTGGAACCGCTGGCCTGATAAGGCAGCGCGGTGATGATGATGTCCCCGTCCTCTTTGCTCCACACCGCACGCATTCTCACCGAGCCTTTGCCGGTCTCGTAAATTTTTTGCAGATCGGCGCGGGGCGAAATGATTTCCGCCTCGGTGGGCATATCCGGGCCCTGGATAAACTCGCACAGCTCGCTCACGGTGGCCTTGGGGTTTTCCAGCATGTGCACGGTGGCATCCACCACCTCACGCAGATTGTGCGGGGGAATGTCGGTGGCCATGCCCACGGCAATGCCGGTGGTGCCATTCAGCAGGATATTGGGCACCCGCGCCGGCAGCACGGCCGGCTCATCCATGGTGCCGTCGAAGTTCGCCTGCCAGTCCACGGTACCCTGACCCAGCTCCGACAGCAGCACCTCGGAGTATTTACCCATGCGAGATTCGGTGTAACGCATGGCGGCAAAAGATTTCGGGTCGTCCGGCGAACCCCAGTTGCCCTGGCCGTCTACCAGCGGGTAGCGGTAGCTGAACGGCTGTGCCATCAGCACCATGGCTTCGTACACGGCGCTGTCGCCGTGCGGGTGGTACTTACCGATCACGTCGCCCACGGTGCGCGCAGACTTCTTGTACTTGGCGGTATTCTTCAGCCCCAGCTCGCTCATGGCGTAGACAATGCGGCGCTGTACCGGCTTGAGGCCGTCGCCAATATTGGGCAGGGCGCGGTCGAGAATCACGTACATGGAGTAGTCCAGGTACGCCTTCTCGGTATACTCCGCCAGGTGCTGGCGTTCGGATGCGTCAAAGACGGAGGGCTCGGTCATACTGCGAGAGTCTCGTTATTCTGTTCGAAATGAAGGTAGAAGTTGGGGGGGATTATGGCGGACAGACGCCAGTGGTTCAAAGACCCCCGTCCACTACCCGTGCATTTCACCCCATACCTGCGGCAATCGCGGATTGCGGTGGCGGTACCATTGCTGCTAAAAACAGCGTTCCCCCACCCCGTGTATGGCCCGTGGCCCACGGCTTTCAAACGGATCCAGGCAACCCAACTTGAACACTGCAAACTCGCTGGACATTGCACAACTGGCTATTGGCGACCTCAAACCGGTCGACCTAACAATTGCACCCGGCGAAATCGTCTGCTTGTCGGGCACCTCCGGTATCGGCAAAAGCCGACTGCTGCGCGCCATCACGGACATGGAGCTGCATAGTGGCGAGGTGCATCTGGGAAACCAGGCGCGCGCAGCCATGCCCGCGCACCGCTGGCGCCAGGCGGTGATGATGGTGCCGGCAGACAGTGCCTGGTGGGGAGAAACGGTCGGGGAACATTTTCCGGAGGGTACCACCGTGCCCGACGCCCTTGGTTTAGCGGAAGAGTGCATGATGTGGCCGGTGTCCCGGCTGTCTTCCGGGGAAAAGCAGCGCTTGGCGCTGCTGCGCGCCCTCGCCCGAGACCCGTGCGCCCTGCTGCTGGACGAGCCCACCGCAAACCTCGACGAAGACACCACCGAACAGGTGGAGCACTGGTTGCAGGAGGAAATCCAAAACCGGCAACTACCGGTGCTGTGGGTCGCCCATGCCCGCGCACAGATTACACGTGTGGCGCAGCGGCATTTCCACCTCGATGACGAAGGCAGTATGGAGGAGCGCACAGTATGAATGTCATCGATCTGAGCTGGTGGCAGCTGGGTATTGCCGCCGGCCTGGTAGTGGCACTCGCGGTATGCACCTGGCTGGCACAACTCAACATCGGTAAATCACTACTGATTGCGGCCGCGCGTACCGCCA
This Microbulbifer sp. Q7 DNA region includes the following protein-coding sequences:
- a CDS encoding YdiU family protein: MSKTDPSATYPDALSLNARSLDKVHLQHRFADLGAVFGTPTAPTPLRAPHTIHVNPSVLALLGIDPREADSAQWAQLASGAQLFAGSAPFAMKYTGHQFGGYNPDLGDGRALLLGEIEYHGKHWDLHLKGAGKTPYSRFGDGRAVLRSTIREYLAGEALTALGIRSTRALCIVGSDEPVARETMETGAALIRVARTHIRFGHFEYLFYTRQLEAQKQLVQFVCAQFLPEVSDQPTAAQAEALLRFTVKRSAELAAGWQSVGFAHGVLNTDNMSIIGDTFDFGPYGFLDDYEPGFICNHSDHTGRYAFDAQPGVVLWNLNALAHAFSSLLDTETLKDCLGEYQPLLITHYANLMRAKLGLAIHDENDQQLCADLLQLLEQGQADYSLFFRALSRYTGERPADALAALVAPAQHQALSDWLHHYDQRLQKETRPAEARRHAMLGTNPKFILRNYLAQRVIEAAQAGDYQPLATFFTLLQSPFEEHPGFDDWAAAPAESGKHLPISCSS
- the aceK gene encoding bifunctional isocitrate dehydrogenase kinase/phosphatase, with the translated sequence MTNHSPTARRIAKTILNGFDAYFADFQNITLGAKARFETAAWAAVRETNKERIDLYKVKVNQVLKLVHSVTSKDTTQLELWGQAKATYAQLIANNNNYEIAETFFNSVFCSQFQHAHIHDSHIFVKSSRALDDKPLRDYSIYISYSGRDGLAAMIEDILADYSFSIPWEDMARDVANICTSLREGPLADKLTEEDDEQRLRVDMLESVFYRNKAAYLVGRLMFAGEVIPLILPCLNNGRGNIFVDTLIHDNDSASIIFSFTRSYFMVDAPIPSRFVRFLSTIMPLKEKSELYNSIGFHKHGKTEFYRHILAHMKVSNDKFIIAPGIKGMVMSVFTLPSYPVVFKVIKDKFDNPKTVTEEIVREKYKFVSRADRVGRMADTQEYTNFIFYRNRFSDELLHELQTLAPSKLHMDDKWVIIKHLYVERRMEPLNLYLDQADEQQTIDAMEEYGNAIKQLAAADIFPGDMLLKNFGVTRHGRVVFYDYDELCPLTECNFRKIPEPRTAEQELADRPWYTVAEADVFPEEFRLFFSGNPVARNAFEAQHSDLYDYRYWQRLQERIRAGRVESTFPYRRKVRFHRIPIKRGHTQRPPGGNEGGTPAAGS
- the ppk1 gene encoding polyphosphate kinase 1, producing MENAVESMANDIPLYPKELSWLSFNARVLQEVEDDSVPIIERVRFLGIFSNNLDEFYRVRVADVRRLATFTKGSKRKDQFSDLLGQINEKVLRLQARFGNAYNKVLEDLGRNDIHVINERQLTDNQRAYVEEYFHREVLPELEPFFIDDRDTMPLLNEASIYFGIYLELEDGSLRFAGLELPTDILPRFVAIPHRDKHREKVYIVLDNVIRACLVDVFRYVLPIDKAAAYTFKISRDAELELGEHVTQNIVDRVAKSLKKRRQAEPVRLVYDSTMPEVLLQLIKKKLKMGRYDSYTPGGRYHNSKDFMRFPADSRQHTYRKIKPLPTLPDSANIFDWLREGDRLCYYPYHDFRVITKLLASAAIDPRVREIRINLYRVAQNSRVVAALVNAVRNQKQVTAVVELQARFDEQANIHWSNELSDAGVEVIYGVPGLKVHCKLISILREEGGRDRYYSHFGTGNFNESTARFYCDFSLLTSDDKLGEDAYRVFDFIKQPHLQPDYHHVWMSPHSNRPNILACIEREITAAVAGEPAEIIIKCNNLVDSEVIEHLYRADAAGVRVRIIVRSMCALLCQTRGLSDNIQVLSLVDKYLEHARVYAFHNGGDTQVYLSSADLMTRNLDHRVEVTFPLLCAAHRKTVLDILELQWQDNQKARVLDADQSNSRIANSKAKRSVRSQDAIYRYLKKADV
- a CDS encoding Ppx/GppA phosphatase family protein; this encodes MTADTEATHERYAALDLGSNSFHLLLAEFREQRMVRLHTDRAMVRLAEGLDRECNLAPAVAERALEALRRFAPVIQDLPLENVRAVGTNTLRAASSRADGFLEAAESILGAPIEIISGIEEARLIYSGVMAAAEGAPQLRCVVDIGGGSTELVRGVEHPRQLHSVNMGCVGFNRRFFDSGKIDAGKRNNFIRARRAAQAELQELRHMADDALVMGASGTVKSVARVLNDGELLPIQRDALDRLADKVASCKTVDAIGLPHLNPERRPVFAAGLAILHGIFRELDIQQMQVSPYAIREGIVHDLAGRAAGGDRRADTVLALMEHGAVDPEQARRVANTALQFLGQLNPYAPVSQRRLLRWAADLHELGLALSHSSFRKLGAYMIEHADMAGFSKSEQENLAYLVRNQRGDIKEVKEHYGFHPGTELLLCLRLACIVHRDHVDRSIEGLSLSADGPGYRLHVPEDWMYQYPAIEDLLELEVECWEDKQIKLTVKQT
- a CDS encoding ATP-binding cassette domain-containing protein — encoded protein: MNTANSLDIAQLAIGDLKPVDLTIAPGEIVCLSGTSGIGKSRLLRAITDMELHSGEVHLGNQARAAMPAHRWRQAVMMVPADSAWWGETVGEHFPEGTTVPDALGLAEECMMWPVSRLSSGEKQRLALLRALARDPCALLLDEPTANLDEDTTEQVEHWLQEEIQNRQLPVLWVAHARAQITRVAQRHFHLDDEGSMEERTV
- the parC gene encoding DNA topoisomerase IV subunit A, whose product is MTEPSVFDASERQHLAEYTEKAYLDYSMYVILDRALPNIGDGLKPVQRRIVYAMSELGLKNTAKYKKSARTVGDVIGKYHPHGDSAVYEAMVLMAQPFSYRYPLVDGQGNWGSPDDPKSFAAMRYTESRMGKYSEVLLSELGQGTVDWQANFDGTMDEPAVLPARVPNILLNGTTGIAVGMATDIPPHNLREVVDATVHMLENPKATVSELCEFIQGPDMPTEAEIISPRADLQKIYETGKGSVRMRAVWSKEDGDIIITALPYQASGSKVLEQIAAQMQAKKLPMVSDLRDESDHENPTRLVIVPKSNRVDLEQVMNHLFATTDLEKSYRVNLNMIGIDGRPQVKSLDKIIAEWLSFRTVTTRRRLQFRLDKVERRLHLLDGLLIAFLNIDEVIEIIRTHDEPKQELMRRFELSEVQAEYVLDTKLRQLARLEEMKIRGEQAELEKERDMLTKTLESARRLKTLIKKELLAAADEFGDERRSPIVEREEARAFSETELLSSDPITVVLSAKGWIRQAKGHEIDPESLSYKAGDGFKYAARGKSNQPALLLDSTGRSYAIAAHTLPSARGQGEPLSGRINPPSGATFEGLLMGGDEQKVLLASDAGYGFIAKYADLQSRNKAGKAMLSLPKNARVLPPQEIEDPENALLAAVTSEGRMLVFPVAELPELSKGKGNKIINIPAARAASREEIVVGVAVLEGKDQLLIHAGKRHTKIKIAELEHYQGERGRRGNKLPRGFQKVDRVEVERK
- a CDS encoding DUF2147 domain-containing protein, yielding MKTLLLAITALLVSTQLAFADVVGRWTTIDDETGQKKSIVEIYEQGGKYYGRVVDLLMKPDDTVCDACPGDRKGKQIVGMNIITNMVKKGDVYEGGQILDPAKGKVYDCKMWEEGGNLKVRGYLGFFYRTQTWYPAK